CTTCTGGGCGCTGATCGTGCCCGGCGGTCTGGGCGTGCGCGAGGGGACAATGACCGCGTTTCTGGCCGGCCTGCTCGGATCGTCGCTGGCCGCGGCGCTTTCCATCGCCGCGCGGCTGTGGTCGCTGGTCGGCGACCTGATGACATTTTCCTTGGCGCTGCTGCTGCCCGAAGCCCGCAACGGCGCGCGGGATAACGGCCCGTGATAACCTCAACAGCGCAACTTCGGACGGGGAGCTGACGCGAATGGGCTGGATGCTGCGCGTGCGACGCGACATCGAACGCGGGTTGGTGGCCGCTGGTCACTATCATTGGCTGAGTGCGTTACGGCTGAGCGTACACCGCGCGCTGGTCCCGCGGCTGCAGCGCCTGTCGCGCGGCGCCTGCCTGGACGTGGGCGCCGGACTTTCGCCCTACCGCGTGTTGATCGAGCGCAACGGCGCGGACTACACCTCCCTGGACCTACCCGACGGCCCCGGCGCACCGGACATCTCGGCGGACCTGCAACACATGCCCGAGGCGGCCGACGAGTCCTACGACCTGGCGCTGTGCGCAAACGTGCTGGAACACGTGCCCGACCCCTCAGCGGCCCTGGCGGAACTGCATCGCGTACTCAAACCCGGAGGCGATCTGTTGCTCAGCGCGCCGCACCTCTCGCGGTTGCACGAGGTGCCCCACGACTACTGGCGCTTTACGCGCTTCGGCCTCGAGCATCTACTGAGCGCCACCGGCTTCGAGATTCGCGCGATCGAGCCCACGGGTGGAGCGCTGTGTTTCATTGCACATCAGTTGAGCACCGCGCTGCTGCTGCTGACCTGGCCCGTTCCACTGCTGCGGCAGCTGGGCCTGGCGT
The window above is part of the Candidatus Alcyoniella australis genome. Proteins encoded here:
- a CDS encoding class I SAM-dependent methyltransferase; protein product: MGWMLRVRRDIERGLVAAGHYHWLSALRLSVHRALVPRLQRLSRGACLDVGAGLSPYRVLIERNGADYTSLDLPDGPGAPDISADLQHMPEAADESYDLALCANVLEHVPDPSAALAELHRVLKPGGDLLLSAPHLSRLHEVPHDYWRFTRFGLEHLLSATGFEIRAIEPTGGALCFIAHQLSTALLLLTWPVPLLRQLGLAFNYALLLWPPLLLDRLLDPHALLAAGYVVEAHKPDPTQSKV